A region from the Mesorhizobium sp. NBSH29 genome encodes:
- a CDS encoding TniB family NTP-binding protein — MNDDVSHLTANAASLLVEMDERRIRAIRSRRWVLYPRAKQALDRLNRLLDHPRGTRMPSVAIYGDSGMGKTMIMKRFRDEHPPSFNPLTGTLKTPVLAMEMTSRPGERRFYAELLTLLGAPQRPRADIAQMEQAALRIMEAIGVQVLVIDEVHNILAGTYREQRIVLNTLRFLSNRLQISLVCFGVNDAREAIGGDVQLARRFEQFTLSRWAANEQFETLVASILRNTPLRRPSVLTPKSLRRILQITEGITASIFHMINDLAVDAIEGGREHIADDAVENWEPEFEAEAAFA; from the coding sequence ATGAACGATGATGTCTCTCACCTGACCGCAAACGCCGCTTCGCTGCTCGTAGAAATGGACGAGCGACGTATTCGGGCGATACGATCTCGCCGCTGGGTACTTTACCCGCGGGCCAAGCAAGCCCTCGACCGGCTCAATCGTCTGCTCGACCATCCGCGAGGCACACGGATGCCTTCGGTCGCGATCTATGGTGACAGCGGCATGGGCAAAACCATGATCATGAAGCGCTTCCGCGATGAGCACCCGCCGAGTTTCAACCCGCTGACAGGCACGCTGAAGACGCCAGTGCTCGCGATGGAAATGACCAGCCGACCTGGCGAGCGGCGCTTCTATGCCGAACTGCTCACCCTTCTCGGCGCGCCGCAACGACCGCGCGCCGACATCGCCCAGATGGAGCAGGCGGCGCTACGCATCATGGAAGCCATCGGCGTGCAGGTGCTGGTAATCGACGAAGTGCACAACATCCTCGCCGGAACTTATCGCGAGCAGCGGATCGTCCTGAACACGCTGCGCTTCCTGAGCAACCGCCTACAGATCTCGCTTGTCTGCTTCGGCGTCAACGACGCGCGCGAAGCGATCGGTGGCGACGTCCAGCTTGCACGCCGATTCGAGCAGTTCACCTTGAGCAGGTGGGCCGCGAACGAGCAGTTCGAGACGCTGGTGGCGTCGATCCTGCGCAATACGCCGCTGCGTCGACCCTCGGTGCTCACGCCGAAATCACTGCGGCGGATTCTACAGATCACCGAGGGGATCACCGCCAGCATCTTCCACATGATCAACGATCTCGCGGTTGACGCGATCGAAGGCGGCCGAGAGCATATTGCAGACGATGCTGTCGAAAACTGGGAGCCGGAGTTCGAGGCCGAGGCGGCATTCGCATGA
- a CDS encoding Mu transposase C-terminal domain-containing protein, giving the protein MNDPFPDEIDEALWDEACRRADAIREFLKGRTGNATAAQVAELAAEMEVSQATAYRLIKLFRSGGTVLSLVGRKRGRPEGHRVLDDQREQIVRSTITAYYLKRTRPTVSQLVRDVQTNCISVGVKPPHRRTIVARLRDIDLQKRAKRRGEQKIVKATTAVPGALGASRPLKIVQIDHTKADVFVVDEENRQPVGRPWLTLAMDVCSRMVTGFYLTMDAPSRLSTSLCLLHSVFDKSAWLREREITEPWPVAGLPDLLHVDNGADFRSRAFKRGCQDASVAIEWRPPGEPRFGGHIERLIGTQMGKLHLLPGTTFSNEQELGEYDSKRHAALTLRELEHYLALDIVGSYHQSIHSSLGRPPLAVWRDHEGKIPLRLPKDRLRFWLTFLPEEERTLRPTGIHLFGLRYWSAALSADVGRSDRRLLVKYDPRDMARVFVRRPSGNFVEARYADVTLPSITLHEAVTARRTLLAKGRREVDTRTIVRTAIAQRELIEAATRKTAAARRGKASSKSKVDDRGWGSLRGVDSSKPVPFVEDTD; this is encoded by the coding sequence GAAAGGCCGGACCGGCAACGCGACGGCGGCACAGGTTGCCGAACTTGCTGCTGAGATGGAAGTCAGCCAAGCGACGGCGTACAGACTGATCAAACTGTTCCGCAGCGGCGGGACCGTGCTTTCGCTGGTAGGTCGCAAGCGCGGACGGCCGGAGGGCCATCGTGTTCTGGACGATCAACGAGAGCAAATCGTCCGGTCAACGATCACAGCTTACTACCTGAAGCGGACCCGGCCGACGGTATCGCAACTGGTGCGAGATGTGCAGACGAACTGCATCTCGGTCGGGGTGAAGCCGCCGCATCGCCGAACGATCGTGGCTCGCCTCCGGGACATCGACCTGCAAAAACGCGCCAAACGGCGTGGCGAACAGAAGATCGTGAAGGCGACCACCGCTGTTCCTGGAGCCCTTGGCGCTTCCCGCCCCCTGAAGATCGTCCAGATCGATCATACCAAGGCCGACGTCTTTGTGGTCGATGAGGAGAACCGGCAACCCGTTGGCCGGCCGTGGCTGACGTTGGCGATGGATGTGTGCAGCCGGATGGTCACCGGTTTCTACCTCACGATGGATGCACCGTCCCGGTTATCAACAAGCCTTTGCCTGTTGCACTCGGTTTTCGACAAGTCGGCATGGCTGCGGGAACGCGAGATTACGGAACCGTGGCCTGTCGCCGGCCTGCCGGACTTGCTGCACGTCGACAACGGCGCCGACTTCCGTAGCCGTGCATTCAAGAGAGGGTGCCAGGATGCCAGCGTTGCGATCGAATGGCGGCCACCGGGCGAGCCACGCTTCGGCGGTCATATCGAGCGGCTGATCGGAACGCAGATGGGAAAGCTGCATCTGCTGCCTGGGACGACATTCAGTAACGAACAGGAGCTTGGCGAGTATGACTCGAAGCGGCACGCGGCGCTGACACTGCGGGAGCTTGAGCATTATCTCGCCCTGGACATCGTGGGATCCTACCATCAGTCGATTCACAGCAGCCTCGGTCGCCCGCCGCTTGCAGTCTGGCGGGACCACGAAGGTAAGATCCCCCTTCGGCTGCCAAAGGATCGACTGCGCTTCTGGTTGACATTCCTGCCCGAAGAGGAGCGAACCCTGCGGCCGACGGGCATTCACCTGTTCGGCCTGCGTTATTGGTCGGCCGCTCTCAGCGCCGACGTCGGGCGTTCGGACCGGCGACTGCTTGTCAAATATGACCCCCGCGACATGGCGCGCGTCTTCGTGCGACGGCCGTCGGGGAATTTTGTGGAAGCCCGCTATGCCGATGTGACCCTGCCTTCGATAACACTGCACGAGGCGGTGACCGCCCGACGCACCCTGCTTGCGAAAGGCCGCCGTGAAGTCGATACCCGCACCATCGTCCGCACAGCAATCGCGCAGCGCGAGCTGATTGAAGCGGCGACCAGAAAGACAGCGGCCGCGCGGCGCGGGAAGGCTTCCTCGAAATCGAAGGTGGATGATCGGGGATGGGGCTCGCTCCGCGGCGTCGACTCCAGCAAACCTGTACCCTTTGTCGAGGATACAGATTGA